GGGACGACAAATCCCTCTACCGCTACGCGGCCGATCTGAAGGCGCGGCACCTGCGCAACGCGCCTCCGGTGAACAGGGTCGTGTTCGACAGCAAGATCCATGTCATGCGGCATGCGCTGGGCCTGCACACGGCCTCGTCGCGCGTGCAGGGCGGCCGGCTGGCTGCGCGCCACGAGATCCGCGTGGCATCGATGTTCAAGCAGGTGCCCGAAGAGTTCCTGCGCATGATCGTCGTGCATGAACTGGCCCATCTGCGGGAGAAGGACCACGACAAGGCGTTCTACCAACTCTGCCAGACCATGGAGCCGCGCTACCACCAGTACGAATTCGATACCCGCGTGTACCTCACGCACCTGGAGCACGGCGGCGCGCCCCTCTGGCGGGCGTGATTGCGGAAACTGGCCAGGTAGCGGCCGCGGGCTGGGGCCGGTTGACGGTGCGCGGCGCAGTGCGGCCTCCGCGCCCGACTGGCGCGGATCTGAACTTCAGGGAGCCGCGATGGCGGTGGCGGGCACGCCGGCCGGTGCATTCTCCGTGGCTTCCACCGTCGGCAGCGGCAACAGGGCGCAGGCCTGGGGCGGGAGGTCCAGCCAGCGCCGGGCGGCGGCCTGCAGCAGGGGCAGCTCTCCGGTGGTGAACAGGCGAACCGGATAGGCGAGCGGTGCCCCGTGGGCCGGGGCCAGCGCGCCGGCAGCCTCCAGCAGCCGGCGGGTCTGCCGTGCCACGGGTTCCCCGGTCTCGACCAGCCGCACCTCCGGGCCGATGCGGGAGCGCAGCGCGGCCTCGGCGAAGACGTAGTGGGTGCAGCCCAGCACCAGCGTGTCGATGCTGCCGGGTTCAGTGCCAAATCGGCCCAATGCCGCCGTATATCGTTCGCAGAGTGCTCTTATTTCGATAGTGGCAGGGTCGGTGTCCCGCGTGTCGGCCGTGCTGCGCTCGATGGCATAGGCCAGGCCATCGCAGGGCTGCACCACGAACTCCACCGGGCCGGCCAGCGATGCTAGCAGGCGCTGGAACTTCGCGCTGGCCAGCGTGCCGCGCGTGGCGATCACGCCCACGCGGCCGGTGCGCGTGAGCGCGACGGCCGGCTTGAGCGCTGGCTCGACGCCCACGAGCGGCAGGTCCGGGTGCTGGCTGCGGGCCTCGTGAATGGCGGCTGCCGTGGCGGTATTGCAGGCCACGACCAGTGCCTTGATGCCATGCGCCTGCCGCAGGTGCCGCGCGATGGTCCGCGTGCGGGCCGCGACATAGCCGTCGCCGCGCTCCCCGTAGGGCGCGTGCGCACTGTCGGCCAGGTACACGAAGCGTTCGTGGGGCAGCGCGGCGCGCAGTGTCCGCAGCACGCTCAGGCCCCCGACGCCGCTGTCGAAGACGCCGATGGGCGCGCCGGGGCCGGTGTCGGAGGGCTCGATCATCATGGCGGGCCGGGAAACGCTGGCCGCTTCAGGCGGCCACGAGGTCGATGGACTTGAACTCGCCGGTGGCGATGCGCTGGCTCCATTCGGCCGGGCCGGTGATGTGCTTGCTGGTGCCGCCGGAGTCCACTGCCACGGTGACGGGCATGTCCACCACGTCGAACTCGTAGATGGCTTCCATGCCGAGGTCTTCGAAGCCCACCACCCTGGCCGTCTTGATGGCCTTGGAGACGAGGTACGCCGCGCCGCCCACGGCCATGAGGTAGGCCGAGCGGTGCTTCTTGATGGCCTCGATGGCGACCGGGCCACGCTCGGATTTCCCGATCATGGCGATCAGGCCGGTTTCGGCCAGCATCATGTCGGTGAACTTGTCCATGCGCGTGGCGGTGGTGGGGCCGGCAGGGCCCACGGCTTCGTCCTTGACCGGGTCCACCGGGCCCACGTAGTAGATGACGCGGTTGGCGAAGTCGACCGGCAGCGGCTCGCCCCTGGCCAGCATGTCCTGGATGCGCTTGTGGGCGGCATCGCGGCCGGTGAGCATCTTGCCGTTCAGCAGCAGCGTGTCGCCCGGTTTCCAGGCCGCCACTTCCTCGCGCGTGAGGGTGTCGAGGTTGACGCGGCGGCTCTGGTTGTAGTCGGGCGCCCAGTCGATCCTGGGCCACAGGTCCAGCGAGGGCGCTTCGAGGTACACGGGGCCGGAGCCATCGAGCACGAAGTGCGCATGGCGCGTGGCGGCGCAGTTGGGGATCATCGCCACCGGTTTGGAGGCCGCGTGCGTGGGGTACATCTTGATCTTGATGTCGAGCACCGTGGTCAGGCCGCCCAGGCCCTGGGCGCCGATGCCCAGCGCGTTGACCTTCTCGAACAGTTCCAGGCGCAGTTCTTCCACCTGGTCGAGCTTCTCGCCGCGCGCGGCCTTGGCCTGCAACTCGTACATGTTCAGGTCGTCCATCAGGCTTTCCTTGGCCAGCAGCACGGCCTTTTCCGCCGTACCGCCGATGCCGATGCCCAGCATGCCTGGCGGGCACCAGCCGGCGCCCATGGTGGGCACGGTCTTCAGCACCCAGTCCACCAGGTTGTCGCTGGGGTTCATCATGACCATCTTGGACTTGTTCTCGCTGCCACCGCCCTTGGCCGCGACGGTGATGTCCACGGTGTTGCCGGGCACGATCTGCGTGAAGATCACGGCCGGCGTGTTGTCCTTGGTGTTCTTGCGGGCGAACTGCGGGTCGGCCACCACGCTGGCGCGCAGGGTGTTGTCCGGGTGGTGGTAGCCGCGGCGCACGCCTTCGTTGATGGCATCTTCCAGGCCCGCCGGGAAGCCTTCCCAGCGCACGTCCATGCCGATCTTCAGGAACACGTTGACGATGCCGGTGTCCTGGCAGATGGGGCGCTGGCCGGTGGCACTCATCTTGCTGTTGGTCAGGATCTGGGCCATCGCGTCCTTCGCGGCCGGGCTCTGCTCGCGTTCGTAGGCGCGGGCCAGGTGGGCAATGAAGTCGGCGGGGTGGTAGTAGCTGATGTACTGCAGGGACGCGGCAATGGATTCCACGAGGTCGTGGTACCGGATGGTGGTGGTCATGGTGGGGTGTTTTGTGGGTATGGACTGACGCCCGCGATTATCGCGCCGCGCCCCGTTCCGCCCCGGGCAAGGGGTTGGCGGCCGCGCGCCATGGGGCGAACGCCGCCGCCCGCATGCATGCTCAGGCCGCGGTGGCGGTGGATATCTCGGTGAGCGGGCCGACCACCGAGGGGCTGAAATCCGCCGCACCGTCGGGCTTGTCGCCGAGCGCCCAGGCGAGCAGGGTGGCGGCCGGCATCGGCCGCGCGAAGTAGTAGCCCTGCAACTCATCGCAGTGCATCGCGACCAGGATGTCGCGCTGCCCGATCGTCTCCACGCCCTCGGCCACCACGCGCAGGCCCAGCGCATGCGCGAGGCGTACCACCGCGTCCACCACGGCGCGCGCGTCGTCCTGCTCTTCGAGGTCGCGCACGAAGCTGCGGTCGATCTTGAGCTGGCGCGCCGGCAGCCGGCGCAGGTAGTTGAGGCTCGAATACCCGGTGCCGAAGTCGTCGATGGCGAGGTACACGCCGATGCGGGCCAGCTCCTCGAAGGTGCGTTGCGTGGCGCGCGTATCTTCCATGGCCACCGATTCGGTGATCTCGCACAGCAGGTGCGAGGCCGGTACGCCGTGGCGCTGCAGGGCCTCGCGGATGCGGTCCGCCAGCCCGCTCTCGCGCAACTGGTAGGCCGAGAGGTTGATGGCCACGCGCATGCGCATCCCGTCCCAGCTCCAGGCGGCCATCTGCCGGCAGGCCTCTTCGATCACCCAGTTGCCGAGCTGCGCGATGATGCCGAAGCGCTCGGCCACCGGGATGAAGTCCACCGGGCTCACCATGCCGCGCTCGGGATGCCGCCAGCGCAGCAGGGCTTCCACGCCGTTGATGCGGCCGCGGCGCGCGTCGATCTTGGGCTGGTAGTGCAGCGACAGCTCGCCGCGCGCGATGGCCTGGCGCAGGTCGTTCTGCAGCGCGAGCTGCTCGGTGGCGTCGGAGCCCATGTGCGATTCGAACAGCGCCCAGCCGTTGCCACCCGCGCGCTTGGCGGCGTACATGGCCGCGTCGGCGTTGGCGACGAGCTTGTCGCGTTCGCCATGGTCGGGGTAGACCACGATGCCGATCGAGCACGCGATCTGCACGGTCTTGCCGGCCACCTCGAACGGCTGGCCCAGGGCATTCAGCAGCCGCTGCGCCACGGTCAGGCAGTCGCTGGGGCCGTTCACGTCTTCGAGCAGCAGCAGGAACTCGTCGCCGCCCACCCGTGCGACGGTGTCGCTCTCCCGGGCCTGCTGGCGCAGGCGCTCTGCGGCGCTGCGCAGGATGGCATCGCCCGCCGCGTGGCCGAACGAGTCGTTGATGGGCTTGAAGCCGTCCAGGTCGACGAACATCACCGCCAGGCGCTGGCCGGTGTCGCGGCGGCGCGACCGGTCCAGCCGCAGCAGGGCGTGGGAGAGCCGGTCTTCGAACAGCAGCCGGTTGGGCAGGGTGGTGAGCGGGTCGGCGAAGGCCTGCTTCTGCAGTTGGGCGTTGGCGGCCGTCAGGCGGGCATTGCTTTCCTGCAGCGACGCGTTGAGCTGCTTCGCCGTGGTCTGCAGGCGCGTGTCCAGGATGGCGGTGAAGAGCGTGCTGAGCAGCAGCATGCCCGTGGCCATCAGCACCATCGCCGTGAGGCCGTGCCCGCCCAGGCCGTTGGCGCTCAGGCAGACCGAGCCTTCCGGGAAGGAGGCGGCGGCCATGCCCGTGTAGTGCATGCCGCAGATGGCCACGGCCATCACCACCGCCGCAGCGGCCTGGTAGGGCAGCCGGCGCCGCCCCCGCACGCGCAGCAGCCACTGGAAGATCATCAGCGCCGTGGCCGATGCCAATACCGCCACGGCGACCGAGAGCACGACGAGCGCGGGGTTCCAGACGATGTCGATCGACATCACCATGGCCCGCATGCCGATGTAGTGCATGCCGCTGATGCCAGCGCCCATGGCCGATGCGCCCGCCAGCAGGTGCCAGACGCGGAAATGCGGCAGGCCCGCCAGCCCCAGCGCCACGGCCGAGGCCGATACCGCCGCCAGCCAGGACAGCAGCGTGAGCCCGCCGGTGAAGCCCAGCGCCACGGGCAGCTCGAACGCCTGCATGCCCAGGAAGTGCATGGCCCAGATCCCGGTGCCCATCACCAGCGACCCGGCGGTCCACCAGATGGCGCCGATGGAGCGCTGCGAGGCGTGTACGCGCCGGGCGAGGTCCAGCGTGACGTAGCTTGCCAGCAGAGCGATGGCGAAGGAGGCCGCCACCACCCACGGGTCATGGCGCGAGGGCATGAACACGGCGAGGCCGAGGCTGGTATCGGGGGACATGGTTGGAGGTGGGTACGGCCCGGTGGCCGTTTGGGATTCAGTGTATCGATTCGTTACAAACCTTGCCCATGCCAGGGACACCGCTGCGGGAGCCAGATGAGAATGGTTCCGGTTGGCGTATGCTGCGGGCCCTGGCTTTGCCGGCCTGCCTGCGTCGAACGCGCGGGCCGGCGCCGGGGTGCACCCCGCAGCGGGTGCGTTCTTTTCATTCAGCGGAATCCGACAAATGACCACCCGTACCGAGCGCGATACTTTCGGCCCCATCGAAGTCCCTGCCCACCAGCTGTGGGGCGCGCAGACGCAGCGCTCGCTGCAGAACTTCGACATCTCCGGCGAGCAGCAGCCCCGCGAGATCATCAAGGCGCTGGCACAGGTCAAGCGCGCGTCGGCCCGGGTGAACCATGCGCTGGGCCTGCAGGACGCGAAGAAGACCGAGGCCATCGTGGCCGCGGCCGACGAGGTGATCGCCGGCCGGCACCCGACCGAATTCCCGCTGGTCGTGTGGCAGACGGGTTCGGGCACCCAGTCCAACATGAACGTGAACGAGGTGCTGGCCAACCGCGCGAGCGAGATCCTCGGCGGCGAGCGCGGCGAAGGCCGCGCCGTGCACCCCAACGACGACGTGAACCGCAGTCAGTCGAGCAACGACGTGTTCCCCACGGCGATGCACGTGGCCGCGGTGGAGGCGCTCACGCACCGCCTGCTGCCGGCCATCGCCAGGCTGCGCGCCACGCTGGAAGCGAAGGCGAAGGCGTTCGACGGCATCGTGAAGATCGGCCGCACCCACCTGCAGGACGCCACGCCCCTCACGCTGGGCCAGGAGATCTCCGGCTGGGTGGCGCAGCTCGCGCACGGCGAAAAGCACGTGCGGGACGCGCTGCCGCACCTCTATGAACTGGCGCTGGGCGGCACGGCCGTGGGCACCGGGCTGAACGCACCCAAGGGCTACGCCGAGGGCGTCGCGCAGGAGCTGGCGTCTCTGACGGGCCTGCCGTTCATCACCTCGCCCAACAAGTTCGAAGCGCTGGCCTCCTGCGATGCGCTGGTGCACGCGCACGGCGCG
The DNA window shown above is from Acidovorax sp. NCPPB 4044 and carries:
- a CDS encoding M48 family metallopeptidase, with the translated sequence MALPNSPQPLPYLQGYPEALLAQVRTLAQASELGGTLLRRYPQAHAVRDDKSLYRYAADLKARHLRNAPPVNRVVFDSKIHVMRHALGLHTASSRVQGGRLAARHEIRVASMFKQVPEEFLRMIVVHELAHLREKDHDKAFYQLCQTMEPRYHQYEFDTRVYLTHLEHGGAPLWRA
- the murI gene encoding glutamate racemase, encoding MMIEPSDTGPGAPIGVFDSGVGGLSVLRTLRAALPHERFVYLADSAHAPYGERGDGYVAARTRTIARHLRQAHGIKALVVACNTATAAAIHEARSQHPDLPLVGVEPALKPAVALTRTGRVGVIATRGTLASAKFQRLLASLAGPVEFVVQPCDGLAYAIERSTADTRDTDPATIEIRALCERYTAALGRFGTEPGSIDTLVLGCTHYVFAEAALRSRIGPEVRLVETGEPVARQTRRLLEAAGALAPAHGAPLAYPVRLFTTGELPLLQAAARRWLDLPPQACALLPLPTVEATENAPAGVPATAIAAP
- a CDS encoding fumarate hydratase; translation: MTTTIRYHDLVESIAASLQYISYYHPADFIAHLARAYEREQSPAAKDAMAQILTNSKMSATGQRPICQDTGIVNVFLKIGMDVRWEGFPAGLEDAINEGVRRGYHHPDNTLRASVVADPQFARKNTKDNTPAVIFTQIVPGNTVDITVAAKGGGSENKSKMVMMNPSDNLVDWVLKTVPTMGAGWCPPGMLGIGIGGTAEKAVLLAKESLMDDLNMYELQAKAARGEKLDQVEELRLELFEKVNALGIGAQGLGGLTTVLDIKIKMYPTHAASKPVAMIPNCAATRHAHFVLDGSGPVYLEAPSLDLWPRIDWAPDYNQSRRVNLDTLTREEVAAWKPGDTLLLNGKMLTGRDAAHKRIQDMLARGEPLPVDFANRVIYYVGPVDPVKDEAVGPAGPTTATRMDKFTDMMLAETGLIAMIGKSERGPVAIEAIKKHRSAYLMAVGGAAYLVSKAIKTARVVGFEDLGMEAIYEFDVVDMPVTVAVDSGGTSKHITGPAEWSQRIATGEFKSIDLVAA
- a CDS encoding putative bifunctional diguanylate cyclase/phosphodiesterase, which encodes MSPDTSLGLAVFMPSRHDPWVVAASFAIALLASYVTLDLARRVHASQRSIGAIWWTAGSLVMGTGIWAMHFLGMQAFELPVALGFTGGLTLLSWLAAVSASAVALGLAGLPHFRVWHLLAGASAMGAGISGMHYIGMRAMVMSIDIVWNPALVVLSVAVAVLASATALMIFQWLLRVRGRRRLPYQAAAAVVMAVAICGMHYTGMAAASFPEGSVCLSANGLGGHGLTAMVLMATGMLLLSTLFTAILDTRLQTTAKQLNASLQESNARLTAANAQLQKQAFADPLTTLPNRLLFEDRLSHALLRLDRSRRRDTGQRLAVMFVDLDGFKPINDSFGHAAGDAILRSAAERLRQQARESDTVARVGGDEFLLLLEDVNGPSDCLTVAQRLLNALGQPFEVAGKTVQIACSIGIVVYPDHGERDKLVANADAAMYAAKRAGGNGWALFESHMGSDATEQLALQNDLRQAIARGELSLHYQPKIDARRGRINGVEALLRWRHPERGMVSPVDFIPVAERFGIIAQLGNWVIEEACRQMAAWSWDGMRMRVAINLSAYQLRESGLADRIREALQRHGVPASHLLCEITESVAMEDTRATQRTFEELARIGVYLAIDDFGTGYSSLNYLRRLPARQLKIDRSFVRDLEEQDDARAVVDAVVRLAHALGLRVVAEGVETIGQRDILVAMHCDELQGYYFARPMPAATLLAWALGDKPDGAADFSPSVVGPLTEISTATAA
- the fumC gene encoding class II fumarate hydratase — encoded protein: MTTRTERDTFGPIEVPAHQLWGAQTQRSLQNFDISGEQQPREIIKALAQVKRASARVNHALGLQDAKKTEAIVAAADEVIAGRHPTEFPLVVWQTGSGTQSNMNVNEVLANRASEILGGERGEGRAVHPNDDVNRSQSSNDVFPTAMHVAAVEALTHRLLPAIARLRATLEAKAKAFDGIVKIGRTHLQDATPLTLGQEISGWVAQLAHGEKHVRDALPHLYELALGGTAVGTGLNAPKGYAEGVAQELASLTGLPFITSPNKFEALASCDALVHAHGALKTLAASMMKIANDVRWLASGPRSGIGEISIPENEPGSSIMPGKVNPTQSEAVTMLAAQVFGNDVAINFGGASGNFELNVFRPLVAHNFLQSVRLLADGMVSFNDHCAVGIEPNRERIGELVERSLMLVTALNTHIGYDKAAFIAKKAHKEGSSLREAAIASGHVTGEQFDQWVVPGNMVGR